Proteins encoded in a region of the Solanum dulcamara chromosome 9, daSolDulc1.2, whole genome shotgun sequence genome:
- the LOC129904387 gene encoding protein SOSEKI 5 — protein MAVSSRSVRAKELQMHQKWKDRETSPERNKVWTENPNHKLKSERKVPVVYYLTRNGQLEHPHFMEVPFSSPDGLYLRDVINRLNFLRGKGMASLYSWSAKRSYRNGFVWHDLAEHDFIYPAHGQEYVLKGSELFDGATALTSQLEEEVEFSSSKNQVPEVRKLSEDREFPAVSRRRNQSWCSADFHEYRVYKAESSSNESSGKAAAADASTQTDDRHRRRREIGIVEEEEEDYQRIEQTQSQSTELSRGEISPPPSDSSPETLETLMKADGRVIVRSETVNEDQTAHNNQSSGKGRGSSVLMQLLSCGSMSFKDCGPGGYGKDHGLSLISHYKSRVPRGPGSNSVEKGAEITTVEHHGITKLEDKEYFSGSLIETKKDEYPALKRSSSFNADRSSKLEIREKEIEGVRAKCIPRRPKNQSTRKELGSSTDLSCGSSASISSSSSSQHGSKRLVVPPQL, from the exons atgGCGGTTTCGTCCAGATCCGTTAGAGCAAAGGAGCTTCAAATGCACCAAAAATGGAAAGATAGAGAAACCAGTCCGGAACGTAACAAAGTTTGGACTGAAAATCCAAATCATAAGCTCAAATCTGAACGCAAAGTGCCTGTTGTTTATTATCTCACTAGAAATGGACAACTTGAACATCCTCATTTCATGGAAGTTCCTTTTTCTTCCCCCGACGGACTTTATCTTAGAG ATGTGATCAATCGCTTGAATTTTCTCCGAGGAAAAGGCATGGCTTCCCTCTATTCATGGTCTGCCAAAAG AAGCTACAGGAATGGATTCGTGTGGCACGATTTAGCTGAGCATGATTTTATATATCCAGCACACGGCCAAGAGTACGTTCTCAAAGGATCAGAACTTTTTGATGGTGCAACGGCGCTGACATCTCAATTGGAAGAAGAAGTAGAATTTTCCAGTTCGAAAAATCAGGTGCCGGAAGTGAGAAAACTCAGCGAAGATCGCGAATTCCCAGCGGTTTCACGGCGGCGTAATCAGTCATGGTGTTCTGCCGACTTCCACGAATACAGAGTCTACAAAGCAGAGTCGTCCAGTAACGAATCCTCCGGCAAAGCAGCCGCCGCCGATGCGTCAACTCAGACAGACGACCGCCATCGCCGGCGAAGAGAAATCGGAATTGtcgaagaggaagaagaagattaCCAGAGAATCGAGCAAACTCAAAGCCAGTCAACAGAACTGAGCAGAGGCGAGATTTCACCTCCGCCGTCTGATTCAAGTCCAGAAACACTTGAAACGTTGATGAAAGCTGACGGTAGGGTAATCGTACGGTCAGAAACAGTCAATGAAGATCAAACGGCTCATAATAATCAATCAAGTGGAAAAGGCAGAGGATCTTCCGTGTTGATGCAATTATTATCGTGTGGGTCAATGTCGTTCAAGGACTGTGGGCCCGGTGGTTATGGCAAAGATCATGGGCTTTCATTGATTTCACATTACAAATCCAGAGTGCCACGTGGACCGGGATCGAATTCGGTGGAGAAGGGTGCAGAGATTACTACGGTGGAGCATCACGGAATCACAAAGCTAGAAGATAAAGAGTACTTCAGCGGGAGCTTAATAGAGACAAAGAAGGACGAATATCCAGCTCTGAAGAGATCCTCTTCATTTAATGCAGATCG GAGCTCGAAGTTGGAAATAAGGGAGAAAGAGATAGAAGGGGTGAGAGCAAAATGCATTCCAAGAAGGCCAAAGAATCAATCTACCAGAAAGGAATTAGGAAGCAGCACTGACTTGTCTTGTGGTAGCAGTGCCAGTATTTCTAGTAGTAGCAGTAGCCAACATGGTAGCAAAAGGCTAGTGGTTCCACCCCAACTCTAG